CAAGTGTAGCAATAGTAACCGTTCTCTGTCTTGTGATAAAGACAGCATGTATACTTCATTCGTATTTCTTTCTCCGGGTCCTCCATATGCTGCACCATACGCATTGTTACATTAAACGGATTTCTCTTTCTACCAAACACATGCGAATCTATTTCCTTTAAATGCTCATAGTCCTGCATCAGACGTTCTTTCACTACAATCTGGGTGGCTTCTGAGGTAATCCATTCTATGTACCTATCGAACCTAGTCGGGAGTTGTCCCCACACTTGACCTATATTCCAGTTTGTTGTCATAGACAGAGCCTGGAACAAAGGTCGAATACTTTCGCTATACATCCCTACTAAGACTTGCTCAAGCCATTCCTGTCTATTCGTATCGTTCATTGGCGCTTTCTCCTCAGTCCAGTTATGGATTTGAAAAGAAATCGGGATTCGAGCCTTTGTCGGTATAATATGAATCGTCAAATTTATGAGCGACAGATCTAAGGAGCTATTGTAGACGGACGCAACGTATTGCTGCGCTAACGCCATACCACCTATCCATCGAGCACAATAAGCTCCCGTTGCAGCCACATCAAGTGCCTTTACGAGTGGCGTAACATAGGCTAGGAATTCACTCATATTGTCGGTGTTCACTAAATCTATAGCCCTCACCGAATAAATAGCATCCAGAGGCTTTACTTTCGTAATATTGAATTCCGTCTCCAATATATCAAAATTCAATGTTCCCATCGCTATCAGCTCCTTACTATGCCCTCCGACTTTATACATAGGTTAAAAATAATTCTCATTATATAGAGCTTATCACAAAATTAAAAGGTAATCTCGGATCACTCGGCTATGAAGACAAAAACACTACAATAACACGTCAGTCATTCATGACAAGTCATTGTAGTGTTTTTGTACAAATTAACCTCTGATACCGTTCATAAGCCTTTGTTTTTGGCATGAACCAAGTATAATCCTCTCTGCTTTAAATACGTGCCAAAAGTCATATTTTCAGTATCGAAGCTTATGCTTCTCAGTGTTACTTAACTATCGTTTCAGGGTACCTGTGACTTGCAATATTTTAGACGTTATCAGATGCAACGGAACCGTGTAGTCTACACAGCCCAGCTTAACTGCTGATCCTGGCATTCCATATACAATGCAGGTTTCTTGGGATTCCGCAATGGTTGAATGTGCTCCCGCTTGTTTAGCAGACAACATTCCTTCCGCGCCATCGTTCCCCATTCCAGTCATAAGAATAAAATGCCTTTTTAGACTCTTTAATTGAGATATAGAATCAAATAACACATCTACCGATGGACGGTGGCCATTGACCTGTGGCTCCTGATGAAGTTTAATTCTATACTCCTTATTCGTCTGAACAGCGGTCATATGATAATCGCCTGGAGCAATATATACCGTTCCGCCTAATACCAGCTGGTTATCTTCCGCCTCAACCACCCGAACGCTGGACAAGCGATTTAAACGATCTGCCAAAGATTTCGTAAACTTGGGTGGCATATGTTGGACTACCAGCAGGGGATAAGGGAAACTCGCGGGCAAGGCTGTAATAACGGTGTCCAGTGCCTTTGGCCCCCCCGTTGAAGTACCTAACGCCAGAATCTGATCAAATTCCTTCGTAAGTCTGGTCTGAGCACTCCTTGGTTGCCCTAGATCTACTTGCGAAACGATTATATTGCTCAATATAAGGTTTCTCAGAGGTATTTGTGCAGCTTGCTTGATTTTGGATATTAACTCTTCCTTCACCTTGAATAAATCGAAGGAATTCGAACCTGAAGGTTTGGAGATGAAATCTACTGCCCCATTCTGCAGCGCCGTAATCGTTGCGGATGCCCCATCCTGTGTAAGCGAACTCAGCATAAGTATGGGTGTTGGGCGGTGTTCCATAATTCTTGTCAAAGCTTCCATACCGTTCATTTCCGGCATTTCAATATCCATGGTAACGACATCGGGCTTGAGCTCCTTCACCATGCTAACGGCTTCCAATCCATTTCGTGCTATTCCAATCACTTCGAGTGCAGTATCCTCTGCAATCAGACGTGAAATTAACCTTCGCATAAACACCGAATCATCCACTACTAGAACCTTTATCTTGCGCACAACATCTCCACTTCCTACCGTTGATTGATAATCCCCGATACTTCTATAATTAAAGCCACTTTACCATTGCCTAATATCGTGGAACCTGCAATACCGTTTATCTTACCAATATAGGGGCCTAGCGACTTAATCACGATCTCCTGATTCCCGATTAGTTCATCTACGGCTAACGCCAATCTTTTCTCTGCGGATCCAACAATGACTAACTGAATATGACCTTTCCTTTGCTTCCCTCTGGGTATATTGAAATGGTCATGCAACCAAACGATGGGGATGATCTGGTTACGCAATAAGACAACAGATTGTCCCCGGACAGTTTCAATATCGTTATTCGTTATTCTTATAATCTCAGCGATATTACTCATGGGGATAATGAAGGTCTGACCATTCAATTTCACAAGTAAACCGATGATGATAGCTAGCGTTAATGGGAGCTTGATCTTAAAACATGTTCCTTGCCCCAATTCCGTATCAATATCGATCAGACCATTCAACTTCTCTATATGACTCCTGACGATATCCATACCCACACCACGCCCAGATACATCACTTACTCTACTAGCTGTTGAAAAACCAGGTCGAAAAATTAAATGAATGGCTTCTCTATCGCTTAACAGTACAGCTTCTTCAGAAGAAATGATTCCCTTATCCAACGCTGATTTCCTCATTTTGGTGGGGTCAATGCCCGCACCATCATCTGTCACGTAAATAACCACTTGATTATCTTCATGCGCGGCTTTTATTTGAAGCGTCCCCTTACGTTGTTTACCAGACTGCTCCCTTTGCTCAGGTAATTCGATACCGTGATCAACCGCATTTCGAATTAAATGAATGAGTGGATCCGCGATTTCTTCAATGAGCGTCCGATCCAATTCTGTATCTTTTCCCCCGATAACAAGTTCAATGTCCTTACCCAAATCACGAGTTAGATCTCGGATCATACGCGGAAAACGGTTAAACAACTGCTCGATTGGAAGCATTCTTGCCTTCATAACGCTTTCCTGTAAATCACCTATGATACTAGAAAGATGATCGGAGATTTGGCTTAGCTCCTCCAAGGAGTCATCTGAGAATTGTCTTCTCTGCATGCGCTCTACTTGGTCAATTCGGGTGTGGTCGATCACGAGCTCTCCGACCAGATTCATGAGATGATCCAAACGTTCCACGCTTACGCGAATAGTCTGTGTTTTAGATTTAGCTTTGTACGTTTGATGTTCATTTACGATTGTCTCTTGCCGTTCAATCTCCTTGTCAACGGATACTGTCATTTCAGTTGATAGGGATTCGATCTTAACATCAGTAACTTCAGTTAAAGCCCCTACGAGATCTTGCAGTTCCTGATTACTTTGATTACCCGCATAGAGAAATTGAACTTCAGCGGTCTCATTCCCTTCTTCTCCAATCCTTTCTATATCCGGCAATGAGTAAAGAACATCGCCCCATTCGCACAAATGAGATTGAATCAAATAGAAGCGAGCCCCTTTAATGACACACTCCAGGGAAATTTTCACACAAATCCAGAATACTTTAAGTCCCTGATCCTCTGCCTCTTGAATTTTCAACGTCGTATCTAAGCTCAATTCAGGCTTGAGTAAATCCTCCATTTCCTGCGGGATCGACTCTTTAGGTGACTTAGCAAAAGCTTGAAGATCCCGAACACATCCAGATATATCTGTTGTGGAGTCATCGCTACGCATAATATCTTTCTTTAACTCTTTTAGACAATCCAGCGATTGAAAGAGAAGATCAATAAGCGTATCCGTAACTCTAAGCACCTTACTTCTTACTAGGTCTAGCAGGTGCTCCATTTCATGAGTTAGTTGCTTCATTTCCTCATAACCCATGGCCGCTGATGAACCTTTTAGGGTGTGTGCGGCTCTAAACAGGCTTTGAACGACTCGCTCCGTTTCCCCTTTTTGCTCCAGTTGTAAAATAACGTCGTCCATCAGTTGGAGCTGTTCCTCAAGCTCCTCCAGAAAGACCTCTTTATATTCGGATAACATGGACCAATCACTCCTGTTCGTGAAGCAAGATTTCATTCAGCTTTAATATGGCAACCAGACCGCTATTGGTTAAACCAATCCCCACGAAGTAGTTACCGTCAATTCCCCCTATGCGTTCAGGAGGTGCTTGAATATCTGAGAACATAGTGACTTTATTTACGCGGTCAACAATAATTCCTACCGTATCCTCTAGATGATGAACCACAATGATACGGGTCGTTTTCGAATGTTCCTTTTCTTCAAGATTAAAGAATTTGCGTAGACTAATGACAGGTACGATCTTACCTCTGAGACTAATGACCCCTTCCACATAGGATGTAACATTAGGAATTTGGGTGATGTCCTGCATCTTGATAATTTCGTGAATCTCCTGTATATGAATGGCATATTGTTCTTTCTCAATAGCAAATTCAATATATTGTTCCTGCCCCATGGTCTGCATCATTCCTCCTCATTCCCTTATTTATTTGACTTTAAAAATAGAGACAGACTCATTCAGACCTACGGCAAGTTGCGCAAGCGAATGGGATGTTGCTGCCGTTTCTTCCGATGCAGCTGCAGCCTCTTGACTGGCGGATGAGATACTTTCAATCGATTGCATCACTTCATTCGCTTGCGCTGCCTGTTCTTCACTCGCAGCGGCAATTTCATTGACCTTATGTTCTGTTTCACTAATCATCTTCATAATTTCCTTGAATGCTTGTCCTGTCTGCTGGGACTGACTAACCCCACTCGCTACGGCTACTACACTCTTATGGGTATTCGCTTGCATCCCCTTAATAATGGAAGTAATCTGCGTGGTAGCCTTCCCACTGCGTTCAGCCAGTTTTCGTACCTCATCAGCGACAACTGCGAAACCTCTCCCTTGTTC
The nucleotide sequence above comes from Paenibacillus sp. IHBB 10380. Encoded proteins:
- a CDS encoding (2Fe-2S)-binding protein, translated to MGTLNFDILETEFNITKVKPLDAIYSVRAIDLVNTDNMSEFLAYVTPLVKALDVAATGAYCARWIGGMALAQQYVASVYNSSLDLSLINLTIHIIPTKARIPISFQIHNWTEEKAPMNDTNRQEWLEQVLVGMYSESIRPLFQALSMTTNWNIGQVWGQLPTRFDRYIEWITSEATQIVVKERLMQDYEHLKEIDSHVFGRKRNPFNVTMRMVQHMEDPEKEIRMKYTCCLYHKTENGYYCYTCPHLREEERAARRNTIRKSE
- a CDS encoding protein-glutamate methylesterase/protein-glutamine glutaminase translates to MRKIKVLVVDDSVFMRRLISRLIAEDTALEVIGIARNGLEAVSMVKELKPDVVTMDIEMPEMNGMEALTRIMEHRPTPILMLSSLTQDGASATITALQNGAVDFISKPSGSNSFDLFKVKEELISKIKQAAQIPLRNLILSNIIVSQVDLGQPRSAQTRLTKEFDQILALGTSTGGPKALDTVITALPASFPYPLLVVQHMPPKFTKSLADRLNRLSSVRVVEAEDNQLVLGGTVYIAPGDYHMTAVQTNKEYRIKLHQEPQVNGHRPSVDVLFDSISQLKSLKRHFILMTGMGNDGAEGMLSAKQAGAHSTIAESQETCIVYGMPGSAVKLGCVDYTVPLHLITSKILQVTGTLKR
- a CDS encoding chemotaxis protein CheA, with the translated sequence MLSEYKEVFLEELEEQLQLMDDVILQLEQKGETERVVQSLFRAAHTLKGSSAAMGYEEMKQLTHEMEHLLDLVRSKVLRVTDTLIDLLFQSLDCLKELKKDIMRSDDSTTDISGCVRDLQAFAKSPKESIPQEMEDLLKPELSLDTTLKIQEAEDQGLKVFWICVKISLECVIKGARFYLIQSHLCEWGDVLYSLPDIERIGEEGNETAEVQFLYAGNQSNQELQDLVGALTEVTDVKIESLSTEMTVSVDKEIERQETIVNEHQTYKAKSKTQTIRVSVERLDHLMNLVGELVIDHTRIDQVERMQRRQFSDDSLEELSQISDHLSSIIGDLQESVMKARMLPIEQLFNRFPRMIRDLTRDLGKDIELVIGGKDTELDRTLIEEIADPLIHLIRNAVDHGIELPEQREQSGKQRKGTLQIKAAHEDNQVVIYVTDDGAGIDPTKMRKSALDKGIISSEEAVLLSDREAIHLIFRPGFSTASRVSDVSGRGVGMDIVRSHIEKLNGLIDIDTELGQGTCFKIKLPLTLAIIIGLLVKLNGQTFIIPMSNIAEIIRITNNDIETVRGQSVVLLRNQIIPIVWLHDHFNIPRGKQRKGHIQLVIVGSAEKRLALAVDELIGNQEIVIKSLGPYIGKINGIAGSTILGNGKVALIIEVSGIINQR
- a CDS encoding chemotaxis protein CheW; the protein is MMQTMGQEQYIEFAIEKEQYAIHIQEIHEIIKMQDITQIPNVTSYVEGVISLRGKIVPVISLRKFFNLEEKEHSKTTRIIVVHHLEDTVGIIVDRVNKVTMFSDIQAPPERIGGIDGNYFVGIGLTNSGLVAILKLNEILLHEQE